A single region of the Bifidobacterium asteroides DSM 20089 genome encodes:
- a CDS encoding LysM peptidoglycan-binding domain-containing protein yields MSSVFSSFTARLRGAVKACPPNQGFLGVIVRRFGVFLAVGALTLSGFGWMARPASSAPGPQEVITRTVRPGDNVWSYAASITPQGEDVAKNVDRIMQINNMSSPNLRVGDRILIPGDD; encoded by the coding sequence GTGAGCTCTGTGTTCTCGTCCTTCACGGCCCGTCTTCGTGGAGCTGTCAAGGCCTGTCCGCCCAATCAGGGTTTTCTGGGTGTCATCGTGCGCAGATTCGGGGTTTTCCTAGCCGTCGGCGCTCTGACCCTGTCTGGGTTCGGATGGATGGCTCGGCCGGCCAGTTCCGCTCCGGGGCCGCAGGAGGTCATCACAAGAACAGTTCGTCCGGGCGACAATGTCTGGTCCTATGCGGCCTCAATCACCCCGCAAGGGGAGGATGTCGCTAAAAACGTAGATCGTATCATGCAGATCAATAACATGTCCTCTCCCAATCTGCGCGTTGGCGACCGAATTCTGATTCCCGGCGACGATTGA